Proteins co-encoded in one Neofelis nebulosa isolate mNeoNeb1 chromosome 2, mNeoNeb1.pri, whole genome shotgun sequence genomic window:
- the LOC131503919 gene encoding hornerin-like, protein MPKLLHGIVTVIDLFYQYATQDGECDTLNKAELKELLENEFQQILKNPDDPDTVDIIMQNLDQDHDKKVDFTEYLLMIFKLAQACNKIISQDYCQASGSKQTDHSHQYQEEQNETEEEDRRQGHSGSSTEENNSYSGGSRRRIKHRPGSSSRRMGHQGGLSSSEHRQSSGERRESSSGHFKDSKKNKHGSHQQERSESHSSGQRQHRSNSSGQSGLGRQQKQGSESRESSSYEGYGFESGQSISNGKTHSSSYESSTQRKHSSSSSYQSGGYGRQKHGSGSVQSSASGHHGSGSGQSSNHSHEEHGSGQSSSYGQYGSGSSYSSRQKYHESNSGGYPGSCGRQNQGSWSGHSSNYGKYGSSSNQSSSQKYHESSSGSSLGESSSCGQHASGSGQSSGYEQHRSGSGQSSGFGQHGSGLGQSSSYGQNSSTSGQLSSCGHYGYGSGESSSHSRHRSGSGESSSYERHRSRQSRSSSHSRHGSGSRESTSYGQHRSGSSRSSSHSQHRSGQSSGYGQHRSGSSQSSRYGHHGCGPGQSSGFAQHESSSGESFGTEHGSGLGQSSSSGQHESGYGQSSSYGQHGSASGQSSSCGQPASGSGQSSGFGQHGYESGQSSSYGQHRSGSGQFYGHGQHGSGSSQSSSYGQYGSASGQSSSCGQHASGSGQSSSHGQHRSGSSQSSRYGHHESRSGQSSGFGHHGSGSGQSSSHSQHGFGSGQSSGFGQHRSGSGQSSSLGHHESGSGQSSGYGQYGSGSGQSSSYGQYGSASGQSSRCGQHASGTGQSSGYGQRRSSSSESSRYGYHGSGSGQSSGLGHHGSRSGQSSSFGQHEYSSGESSGTEHGSGLGQSSSSAQHESGYGQSSSYGQHGFASGQSSSCGQPASGSGQSSGFGQHGSRTGQSSSYGQHGSGSGQSSGFGQHGYESGQSSSYGQHGSGSGQSSGFGQHGYESGQSSSYGQHRSGSGQFYGHGQHGSGSSQSSSYGQYGSASGQSSSCGQHASGSGQSSSHGQHRSGSGQSSQYGYHESGSGQSSGFGQYGSGSSQSSSYGQNGSGSGQSFGSGQHWSGSSQSSSCRRHRSSSGQCSSSEQYGSGPCHSSSSEQCGSRSGQCSSSEQYRYGSCHSSTSGQCGSRSGQCSSYEQQGRYRSSSSGTHNEYNRPHMGSIPNQSRRNSQEWSGCGQKERSRCYSLSGSGPDVYESIHGQSRTCMQQSQGWSQGPWESGFIESNCNEGQSGSSYRQVESSSNCSSGQLIPSFGQSRSNTTNTLLICKEDNRQGDYCYKRGGDNCAGGSTGPSSHNFHSSTPLYEYIQEQHANSKDK, encoded by the exons ATGCCTAAACTCCTACACGGCATTGTCACtgtcattgatcttttctaccaATATGCCACCCAGGATGGGGAATGTGACACATTGAATAAGGCAGAACTGAAAGAACTTTTGGAAAATGAGTTTCAACAAATTCTGAAG AATCCAGATGATCCAGACACTGTGGATATCATCATGCAAAATCTGGATCAAGATCATGACAAGAAAGTGGATTTTACTGAGTATCTTCTGATGATATTCAAATTGGCTCAGGCTTGTAATAAAATCATCAGCCAAGATTACTGCCAAGCTTCAGGGTCAAAGCAGACAGACCACAGTCACCAGTACCAAGAGGAACAGaatgaaacagaagaggaggACAGAAGGCAAGGTCATTCAGGGTCAAGTACAGAAGAGAATAATTCCTATTCTGGGGGCTCCAGAAGAAGGATTAAACACAGGCCTGGGTCCAGCTCCAGAAGAATGGGTCATCAAGGAGGCTTATCTAGTTCAGAGCACAGGCAAAGctctggggaaaggagagagtcAAGTTCAGGCCACTTCAAGGATAGTAAGAAAAACAAGCATGGCTCTCATCAGCAAGAGAGATCTGAGAGTCATTCTTCTGGTCAGAGGCAACACAGATCCAATTCAAGTGGTCAATCGGGACTTGGTAGACAACAGAAACAGGGTTCTGAATCAAGAGAGTCTTCAAGTTATGAGGGATATGGGTTTGAATCAGGCCAGTCCATAAGCAATGGCAAAACTCATTCAAGCTCCTATGAGTCCTCTACTCAGAGAAAACATAGCAGCAGCTCTAGTTATCAGTCAGGAGGGTATGGAAGACAAAAGCATGGGTCTGGCTCGGTTCAGTCCTCTGCCTCTGGTCACCATGGGTCTGGCTCAGGACAGTCTTCTAACCACAGTCACGAAGAACATGGATCTGGACAGTCTTCTAGCTATGGACAATATGGTTCTGGCTCCAGTTATTCTTCTAGGCAAAAATACCATGAATCCAACTCAGGTGGTTATCCAGGGAGTTGTGGAAGACAAAATCAAGGGTCTTGGTCAGGCCATTCCTCTAATTATGGAAAATATGGATCTAGTTCTAATCAATCTTCTAGTCAGAAATACCATGAGTCTAGCTCAGGATCCAGTTTAGGTGAGTCATCAAGCTGTGGACAACATGCATCTGGATCAGGTCAGTCCTCTGGCTATGAACAACATAGATCTGGCTCAGGTCAGTCTTCTGGCTTTGGGCAACATGGGTCTGGCTTAGGTCAATCCTCTAGTTATGGACAAAATAGTTCTACTTCAGGACAGTTATCAAGCTGTGGACACTATGGATATGGCTCAGGTGAGTCTTCTAGCCATAGCCGACATAGGTCTGGTTCAGGAGAGTCTTCTAGCTATGAACGACATAGGTCTCGCCAAAGTCGATCTTCTAGCCACAGTAGACATGGGTCTGGGTCAAGAGAGTCTACTAGCTATGGACAACATAGGTCTGGCTCAAGTCGATCTTCTAGCCACAGCCAACACAGATCAGGCCAGTCTTCTGGCTATGGCCAACACAGATCTGGCTCAAGTCAGTCCTCTAGGTATGGCCATCATGGGTGTGGACCAGGTCAATCTTCTGGCTTTGCGCAACATGAGTCTAGCTCAGGAGAATCTTTTGGCACTGAGCATGGATCTGGTTTAGGTCAGTCATCAAGCTCTGGACAGCATGAATCTGGATATGGTCAATCCTCTAGCTATGGACAACATGGTTCTGCTTCTGGACAGTCATCAAGCTGTGGTCAACCCGCATCTGGATCAGGTCAGTCTTCTGGCTTTGGGCAACATGGCTATGAATCAGGTCAATCTTCTAGCTATGGTCAACACAGGTCTGGATCAGGACAGTTTTATGGCCATGGTCAACATGGTTCTGGCTCAAGTCAATCTTCTAGCTATGGACAATATGGTTCTGCTTCAGGACAGTCATCAAGCTGCGGGCAACATGCATCTGGATCAGGACAGTCTTCTAGCCATGGCCAACACAGATCTGGCTCAAGTCAGTCCTCTAGATATGGTCATCATGAGTCCAGATCAGGTCAGTCTTCTGGCTTTGGGCACCATGGGTCCGGATCAGGTCAGTCTTCTAGCCACAGCCAACATGGGTTTGGATCAGGCCAGTCTTCTGGCTTTGGGCAACACAGGTCTGGATCAGGTCAATCTTCTAGCCTTGGTCATCATGAGTCTGGATCAGGACAGTCTTCTGGCTATGGTCAGTATGGTTCTGGATCAGGTCAATCCTCTAGCTATGGACAATATGGTTCTGCTTCTGGACAGTCATCAAGATGTGGTCAACATGCATCTGGAACAGGACAGTCTTCTGGCTATGGTCAACGCAGATCTAGCTCAAGTGAGTCCTCTAGATATGGCTATCATGGGTCTGGATCAGGCCAATCTTCTGGTTTGGGGCATCATGGGTCTAGATCAGGTCAGTCTTCTAGCTTTGGGCAACATGAATATAGCTCAGGAGAGTCTTCTGGCACTGAGCATGGATCTGGCTTAGGTCAGTCATCAAGCTCTGCACAGCATGAATCTGGATATGGTCAATCCTCTAGCTATGGACAACATGGTTTTGCTTCTGGACAGTCATCAAGCTGTGGTCAACCCGCATCTGGATCAGGTCAGTCTTCTGGCTTTGGGCAACATGGGTCCAGAACTGGTCAGTCTTCTAGCTATGGCCAGCATGGGTCTGGATCAGGTCAGTCTTCTGGCTTTGGGCAACATGGCTATGAATCAGGTCAATCTTCTAGCTATGGCCAGCATGGGTCTGGATCAGGTCAGTCTTCTGGCTTTGGGCAACATGGCTATGAATCAGGTCAGTCTTCTAGCTATGGTCAACACAGGTCTGGATCAGGACAGTTTTATGGCCATGGTCAACATGGTTCTGGCTCAAGTCAATCCTCTAGCTATGGACAATATGGTTCTGCTTCAGGACAGTCATCAAGCTGCGGGCAACATGCATCTGGATCAGGACAGTCTTCTAGCCATGGCCAACATAGATCTGGCTCAGGTCAGTCCTCTCAATATGGTTACCATGAGTCTGGGTCAGGGCAGTCTTCTGGCTTTGGGCAATATGGGTCTGGATCTAGTCAGTCGTCTAGCTATGGCCAGAATGGGTCTGGATCAGGTCAGTCTTTTGGCTCTGGACAACATTGGTCTGGATCAAGTCAATCTTCTAGCTGTAGACGACACAGATCTAGTTCAGGTCAATGTTCTAGTTCTGAACAATATGGGTCTGGCCCATGTCACTCATCTAGCTCTGAGCAGTGTGGTTCTAGATCTGGTCAGTGTTCTAGCTCTGAGCAATATAGGTATGGCTCATGTCACTCATCTACCTCTGGACAATGTGGTTCTAGATCTGGTCAGTGTTCTAGCTATGAGCAACAAGGGAGATATAGGTCAAGTTCAAGTGGAACTCATAATGAATACAACAGACCCCATATGGGCTCAATCCCTAatcaatcaagaagaaatagcCAGGAATGGTCAGGGTGCGgccaaaaagaaagaagtaggtGTTACAGCCTATCAGGTAGTGGGCCTGATGTATATGAGAGTATTCATGGACAATCAAGAACATGTATGCAACAAAGCCAAGGATGGAGCCAAGGTCCATGGGAATCTGGCTTCATCGAATCAAACTGTAATGAAGGGCAATCAGGAAGCAGTTACAGACAAGTAGAAAGCTCCTCGAATTGTAGCTCTGGACAACTGATACCCTCTTTTGGACAGTCTAGATCCAACACTACCAATACATTGTTAATTTGCAAGGAGGATAACAGACAAGGTGACTACTGTTATAAAAGAGGAGGAGATAACTGTGCAGGGGGAAGTACCGGCCCAAGTTCCCATAATTTCCACAGCAGCACACCACTCTATGAATATATCCAAGAGCAGCATGCCAATTCtaaggataaataa